From Brassica oleracea var. oleracea cultivar TO1000 chromosome C3, BOL, whole genome shotgun sequence, a single genomic window includes:
- the LOC106335003 gene encoding uncharacterized protein LOC106335003, producing MVEMRPESDSAAKCRDELPVKLEIAEDGLEEEHGPLKKRSKLWSSSPMALAEPSPLGLSLRKSPSLLDLIQMRLTQSGDPKAGGSGVVKQESKCIEKLKASNFPATVLKIGQWEYKSRYEGDLVAKCYFAKHKLVWEVLERGLKSKIEIQWSDIVGLKANCPEKGPGTLTLLLSRQPLFFRETNPQPRKHTLWQATSDFTSDGQASTYRKHFLQCAEGVMNKHLEKLVQCDHRLLYLSREPEIIMDSPFFDVPQSIFEDPNDSKGYPFGNFNLSTGPSVSGTQNLASPVGAQSSSEHMYLSHEAPSPSSVIDARANEAVNSRNTTDCGQMGGLRQSMSLSDFLAVLCDPKDTSDSSQVEEVAGLHQSMSVSDFLALLSDSGNIADSSQIKVPGLQQSMSVSDFVGLLSDSAVGNHPEHMENFDSMKQQLLSDNIQFDAPPDEKSLMPSVDSLFNLLYKDLNGAANSQLSAENSVGLKSELSDLKGIVPDNNNNRVLDPASSSRPQGMLRKDSFSDLLLHLPRITSLPKFLSNISEEDGGAYNR from the exons ATGGTGGAAATGAGACCCGAGTCTGATTCAGCGGCGAAGTGCCGAGACGAGCTCCCGGTGAAGCTGGAGATCGCGGAGGACGGTTTAGAAGAAGAGCACGGTCCTCTCAAGAAGCGATCTAAG TTGTGGAGCTCATCGCCAATGGCGCTTGCTGAGCCGAGTCCTCTTGGACTAAGCCTTAGAAAGAGTCCATCTTTGCTGGATTTGATACAGATGAGGCTAACGCAAAGCGGTGACCCAAAAGCCGGAGGCTCTGGTGTTGTTAAACAAGAGAGTAAATGTATTGAGAAGCTGAAAGCTTCCAACTTTCCTGCCACGGTTTTGAAGATCGGGCAGTGGGAG TATAAATCGAGGTATGAAGGTGATTTGGTGGCGAAGTGTTACTTTGCAAAACATAAACTTGTTTGGGAAGTGTTGGAACGAGGTCTCAAGAGTAAAATCGAGATCCAATGGTCAGATATTGTGGGGTTGAAAGCAAACTGTCCTGAAAAAGGACCTGGGACGTTGACTCTCCTG CTTTCTAGGCAGCCTTTGTTTTTCCGAGAAACAAACCCGCAGCCTAGGAAACATACTTTGTGGCAGGCAACTTCAGATTTTACTAGTGATGGCCAAGCCAGTACGTACAG GAAGCATTTTCTGCAATGTGCTGAAGGGGTAATGAACAAACATTTGGAAAAGCTTGTTCAGTGTGATCACCGCCTGTTGTATTTAAGCCGTGAGCCAGAGATAATTATGGACTCTCCCTTCTTTGATGTACCGCAATCTATCTTTGAGGATCCGAATGATTCAAAGGGTTATCCTTTTGGGAACTTTAATCTTAGCACAGGTCCTTCGGTATCTGGGACTCAGAACTTAGCATCTCCTGTTGGAGCACAGTCATCCTCTGAACATATGTATCTGTCTCATGAAGCACCGTCTCCCAGCTCAG TGATAGATGCTCGTGCAAATGAAGCAGTCAATTCAAGAAACACAACTGATTGTGGTCAGATGGGAGGACTGCGCCAATCTATGTCACTGAGTGATTTCCTTGCAGTTCTCTGTGATCCAAAAGATACAAGTGATTCGAGTCAGGTTGAAGAAGTAGCTGGACTACACCAATCTATGTCAGTTAGTGATTTCCTTGCACTGCTATCTGATTCAGGAAACATAGCTGATTCGAGTCAGATTAAAGTACCTGGACTACAACAATCCATGTCAGTGAGCGACTTCGTTGGACTTCTCTCTGATTCTGCTGTTGGAAACCATCCGGAACATATGGAGAATTTCGACAGCATGAAACAGCAATTGCTTAGTGATAACATCCAGTTCGATGCACCACCAGATGAGAAGTCTCTCATGCCAAGTGTTGATTCCTTATTCAACCTCTTGTACAAGGATCTCAATGGCGCTGCAAACTCACAGCTCAGTGCTGAAAACTCGGTTGGATTGAAGTCTGAACTCAGTGATCTGAAGGGGATAGTTCCGGACAATAACAACAACAGAGTTCTTGATCCAGCTTCCAGCAGCAGACCACAGGGCATGTTGAGGAAAGACTCGTTCAGCGATCTGCTATTGCATCTCCCCCGAATCACATCCTTGCCAAAGTTCTTGTCCAACATATCAGAAGAAGATGGTGGTGCATATAATAGATGA
- the LOC106335002 gene encoding uncharacterized protein LOC106335002, with the protein MSSSFTDDGNGKLILCVAENGHSFEFECSEKTTSVESVMRFVESVSGIAFSDQLLLSLDMRLEPQKLLSAFGLPSSDREVFVFNKSMLQSNSHPPSPEDVVDSQGVDDDHALPPASLHDHHPLDDALDPALKALPLYERQFRYHFHRGRTFYNCTIVKHENCVRLTREQKVQQRAVEVATRNLEQYYRVIYHNFLEFMKRYKHQHRLHSDLLMNFERDIERLRSAKVHPCLLTDSRRCLLDFVKEDNLKKAVENCASSHRQFENKIAQFQQMFVEVKRKVEELFACRASLSVKNLEATVKDHERFIDEQKSILQSLSKDVNTVKKLVDDCMSSQMSSSLRPHDAVSALGPMYEVHDKNHLPKMQACYNSISELLGFCKNKKNEMNSFVHSYMQKITYVTYIIKDAKLQFPVFREAMVRQDDLFADLKLLRGVGPAYRACLAEAVRRKASMKLYMGMAGQLIEKLAMKRETEVRRREEFLKTHGPFVPRDVLASMGLYDTPTQCDVNVAPYDTSLINIEMADVDRYAPEYLVGLHSKFASSRSSVGMSSDSETEEIGLDSFDDYLAASELVEIAGTSKMEVENAKLKADLASAISRICSLSPQVEYEVLDESEAEKMLKIAAEKTAEALQAKDEYEKHLLSMLKEKQRRCDSYEKRIRELEQRLNDDYLLGQRNINNNTDASGLKVTEYKAEASGDVEGNKAHVSGSEHMDEEGSCVSNLSSKQPCKARERMDENMVDSSLVLSQPLDSSMLESQQNNEKGGKDNVMGEMGVFLSNSSTAESSPKSLNNNVATGVGLDTKQSDDIVLELRNELMEKSNKLSETESKLNGAMEEVASLSRELGMNQKLLEESQMNCAHLENCLHEAREEAQTHLCAADRRASEYNTLRASSVKMRGLFERLRSSVCAGGGVAGFAESLRTLAQALAKSINDNEDVGTVEFRKCIRVLADKVSILSKHWEESFEKCRNLEATSDQARKDLGEKEELVKTLYTKHQLGKQANREKISFGRLEVHEIAAFVLNPAGHYEAINRNCPTYYLSSESEALFTDHLPNRPTYIVGQIVHIERQAVKQQSPLSASASPEAGKSDYLGSRTLASSSRSTSSSGTTPTNPYGLSSGCEYFIVTIALLPDTAIHLQAS; encoded by the exons ATGAGCTCAAGCTTCACTGATGATGGCAATGGCAAGCTTATTCTCTGTGTGGCTGAGAATGGCCACTCTTTTGAGTTTGAATGCAGCGAGAAGACGACTTCAGTTGAGTCTGTGATGCGTTTCGTTGAGTCTGTCTCTGGCATTGCCTTCTCTGACCAGCTTCTTCTCTCGCTGGACATGAGACTTGAGCCGCAGAAGCTGCTCTCTGCTTTCGGACTTCCATCTAGTGACAGAGAAGTGTTTGTTTTCAACAAGTCTATGCTGCAAAGCAACTCTCATCCGCCATCACCGGAAGATGTGGTAGATTCACAGGGAGTTGATGATGATCATGCTTTACCACCTGCTTCATTGCATGATCATCATCCCTTGGATGATGCGTTAGACCCGGCTTTAAAGGCTTTACCTTTGTATGAGAGGCAGTTTCGTTACCATTTCCATAGAGGCCGCACCTTCTACAACTGTACTATTGTGAAGCATGAGAACTGCGTGAGGTTAACGAGAGAGCAGAAGGTGCAGCAGCGGGCTGTTGAAGTTGCTACGAGGAATCTGGAACAGTATTACAGGGTGATCTATCACAACTTTCTTGAGTTCATGAAGCGTTATAAGCATCAACACCGCCTCCACTCTGATTTGCTGATGAATTTTGAAAGGGATATCGAGAGGTTGAGGTCGGCTAAGGTTCACCCTTGTCTGCTAACTGATTCGAGGAGATGCTTGCTGGACTTTGTCAAGGAGGATAACCTCAAGAAGGCTGTGGAGAATTGTGCAAGCTCTCACAGGCAGTTTGAGAATAAGATTGCTCAGTTCCAGCAGATGTTTGTGGAGGTCAAGCGCAAGGTAGAGGAGTTGTTTGCTTGCAGGGCTTCTTTATCGGTGAAGAACTTAGAAGCGACTGTTAAGGATCACGAACGCTTCATCGACGAGCAAAAGAGCATATTGCAATCTCTCAG CAAAGATGTCAATACGGTTAAGAAGCTTGTGGATGATTGCATGTCTAGCCAGATGTCCTCGTCTCTCCGACCTCATGATGCTGTTTCAGCCCTGGGTCCTATGTACGAAGTGCATGATAAGAACCACCTTCCCAAGATGCAGGCTTGTTATAACTCTATCTCTGAATTGCTGGGTTTCTGCAAGAACAAGAAGAACGAGATGAACAGCTTTGTACACAGCTACATGCAAAAGATAACGTATGTCACATATATCATCAAAGATGCTAAGTTACAGTTTCCTGTTTTTAGAGAGGCAATGGTGCGTCAGGATGACTTATTTGCAGACCTGAAGTTACTCCGTGGTGTTGGCCCTGCATATAGAGCCTGCCTGGCAGAGGCGGTGAGAAGAAAAGCCTCTATGAAGCTGTACATGGGAATGGCTGGGCAGTTGATAGAGAAGCTTGCTATGAAGAGGGAAACAGAGGTCAGGAGACGTGAGGAGTTTCTAAAGACGCATGGTCCCTTTGTACCTCGTGACGTGTTGGCCTCAATGGGTTTATATGATACGCCCACTCAGTGTGATGTCAATGTAGCTCCTTATGATACAAGTTTGATCAATATTGAAATGGCTGACGTTGATCGATATGCTCCTGAGTATCTAGTTGGGTTACATTCAAAGTTTGCATCCTCAAGGAGTTCAGTGGGCATGTCTAGTGATAGTGAGACTGAGGAGATAGGTTTAGACAGTTTTGATGATTACCTAGCGGCCTCTGAATTAGTGGAGATAGCTGGAACCAGCAAGATGGAAGTTGAGAATGCAAAACTGAAAGCTGACCTCGCTTCTGCAATCTCTAGGATTTGTTCATTAAGCCCACAAGTTGAATATGAGGTGCTGGATGAAAGTGAAGCAGAAAAGATGTTGAAAATTGCCGCAGAGAAGACAGCAGAGGCGCTGCAGGCCAAAGATGAGTATGAGAAACATCTCTTATCTATGCTCAAGGAAAAACAAAGACGTTGTGATTCATATGAGAAGCGAATCCGTGAACTGGAACAACGTCTCAACGATGATTATCTACTGGGACAGAGAAATATTAATAATAATACGGATGCGTCTGGCTTGAAAGTTACTGAGTACAAAGCAGAAGCTTCAGGTGACGTGGAAGGCAACAAAGCTCATGTATCTGGCTCGGAGCACATGGATGAGGAAGGCTCATGTGTTTCAAATCTTTCTAGCAAGCAGCCATGTAAGGCTCGGGAACGTATGGATGAGAATATGGTGGATTCCTCTCTGGTGCTCAGTCAACCGCTTGATTCATCAATGCTGGAAAGCCAGCAAAATAATGAGAAAGGTGGAAAGGATAATGTGATGGGGGAGATGGGTGTGTTTCTAAGTAACAGCTCGACAGCCGAGAGCTCACCAAAATCTTTGAATAATAATGTGGCGACTGGCGTAGGTTTAGATACCAAACAGAGTGATGATATTGTCTTGGAACTTAGAAATGAGCTGATGGAGAAGTCCAATAAACTGAGTGAGACAGAGTCCAAGCTAAATGGAGCTATGGAAGAGGTAGCCAGTCTGAGCAGAGAGTTGGGAATGAATCAGAAGCTTCTCGAAGAATCCCAG ATGAACTGTGCGCATTTGGAGAACTGCTTACATGAAGCAAGAGAAGAAGCCCAGACCCATCTCTGCGCTGCTGATCGTCGAGCTTCTGAGTACAATACACTTCGCGCATCATCTGTGAAGATGCGAGGCCTCTTTGAAAGACTCCGAAGCTCCGTCTGTGCTGGTGGTGGGGTTGCTGGTTTTGCCGAATCCTTGCGTACTTTGGCTCAAGCTTTAGCCAA GTCCATTAATGACAATGAAGATGTGGGTACTGTTGAGTTTCGGAAATGCATCCGAGTCCTGGCGGACAAAGTTAGTATCCTCTCCAAACACTGGGAGGAATCTTTTGAAAAGTGCCGGAATCTTGAAGCTACAAGTGACCAGGCAAGGAAGGACTTGGGGGAAAAGGAAGAGCTGGTGAAAACATTGTACACTAAGCATCAACTTGGGAAGCAG GCTAATAGAGAAAAGATATCATTCGGTCGTCTTGAAGTCCATGAGATAGCAGCATTTGTGCTGAATCCAGCAGGGCATTACGAGGCGATCAACAGGAACTGCCCAACCTACTACTTGTCCTCTGAATCCGAGGCACTGTTCACAGATCACCTCCCAAACCGGCCTACATACATCGTTGGACAGATTGTCCACATCGAGCGCCAAGCAGTGAAGCAGCAATCACCGCTTTCAGCTTCTGCATCTCCAGAGGCGGGTAAGTCGGACTATCTCGGCTCAAGAACTCTGGCATCAAGCTCAAGGTCAACATCATCTTCAGGAACGACACCAACAAACCCTTATGGTCTCTCTTCAGGATGTGAATACTTCATTGTGACAATAGCATTGCTTCCTGACACTGCCATTCATCTACAAGCTTCCTGA